The nucleotide window CAGTTAATCCAATCATCCAGGGaggcaaaaaaaaagacatttatttcatAACCTCAAAGGAGGCAGCCACTGTGAAATAACATCAGGCTTCTCTAAACCTGCATGAGAAGAACACAAACTATACATGAATGTTTCTCATGTTGCAATACTCAAGAAATAAAAAGCTTTCCAGAAGTTGAATGAAATAAATTTTTCTAAAACTTTAAACGATGACACCTCCGCTAGATCAAGAAGGTCATGTAAACATCAGAGCAGCTTTATTTAAAGACACTGCAGAGGTTGTCGCCTACTACTTGTCATTTACTCATAATTGCCTGGAGCTGAATAAAAGAGACAAGTTAGTACAGTAATTCAACATGTGACTAAAAGCCATGTTAAGACCGCTCATATCCAAAAGTTTGCATGCAGCGTCTCGAACTTCATATTTACTTTAGGTGATAATAAAAACGTGCACCTTTGCATTATGTAAGAATAAAAATGgtgctattcttttttttattattattatatcactaAACAGATGTTTCAGGTAATTGTGTTTTAAGTTATTCAGCGAAGTGCAAAAAACTCAGATGTGCTGATTCTCACAGACTGACAGCTTATCGCTGTGCAATCATGGGATGAGGAGTTCTTAGGTAGTTGTGAAGGACAAAAGGACTAAACtaagaaaaattacaaaagcacattaatACCACAATGTATATTCCTAAAActtaaacttaataataataaataaaatattaaacatataaataatgcTCAAATAATAGAAACCAATAGCATTTCCCTGGAAACTACCCACAAAGtattctaaaactaaaactaaaataataataaatgtataaataaataaataaaaataaatttatattttaataaatagattttatatttattaaagagacaggttagtatgtgtatatatatgtctatctgtctctctcacaaaaaacacaagaataaattatttaaaacttaaattacaatgaaaactgaaaaaatgcgtataaaaattatttataaatatcataaatgtgaaaaatatgaataaagccATGACAGTTAACAGTGTCAAGCATGATACACTGAGATATGAAATTCTGTTGCATAATTACTTCAGTGATTGCAACCCTAAAATAAATAAGtgcaatatattttgtatttaatatattaaattaaaaattaaatgcaatcaGATATTTTGCAGGTTTTAATGCAATTTTGTGTTGCAATATATTTAACCCTGAATTATGGTTCAAGAAAGAGTTGCTATCACTTCCAATTCATCACGCTGGAAATGCAAAACTGAGATAAGTGCATTGCATGCAGTGTGCTGCACAATTTTGCAAACGAAGCATGCCATAGATACTTTATGCATAGAGAAAATGCAGATACTTTATGCATAGAGAAAATGCAAATATTGTGGACTGTACACTAAATATTGCAAAAACAGCATAAGTAGAAAGAGTGAGTCTAGGCAGGTGAGGGACGTGTCGCCACATtccaaacattttcatttaaattcactgCTGAAAACAACACCATGTCACCCTCAAGGCTGTTCTCACAATCTGGCTGTGATATCTGCAAACATCTGCCGTTACGGCTCCGCTCTCAGAGCACAACAAAGAGAGGTCGTATCTCGCTCACTGCAGATAAGATGGCATAAACACACCAGCCGCACATCGACAGGTCGGGTCTGAAACTCTACTTCTCCTGTTTCTGTATGTTCTAACAAGGCATGCATTCTGTATTTCCAGAATCAAATGCTCAGGTCTGGATGACATTGTGGGAAAAGCCCTGGGGTCAATTTTCAGCTGAGGTCAGGCTTCTTGTGCTCACTGTCTTGAGTCATGAGTCCGTTCAGGTCAAAATCATTACACATTGTTTCTATAAACTGACTGTagaatggattttattttatttactattattattattattattattatttttacagatttgtgaaaattaaactgATTTTCATGTCATATATAGCATGTCAAATATAGATAAAATGACAGTAgtatggattttatttatttatttatttattttaagtggatgtgaatattaaatgttttaaaaaataacatgacACCTGATTGTTAAACACagcatatattaaataaatataaataaattgacaGTAGTGtgtatttcattaatttttttagtttttacaaaaaaaattttttacagtggaattaggaatattattttaaaactgcataataaatatctataaattgataatatatgatttttatattatcatatttagatttttacaataaatgtGTGAACATTACAGGATAAAACAGAAaaccaaaattattaaaaaacattaaatcagtatatataaattaacagcagtatggaatttatttgtattttattttattattttagtggaTGTTTctatattaaacttaaaaaaggAAATCTGAATACAGGATGtattaaatgaatttataaatattaagcacatacatttttttttatccactagTATTATTAATCTTGTGTGAAATAGATGCTCCAACAATAAACACAAGGGTTCAAATGATAAACCGATGTGGAATAAACATCCTGTCCATATCTCATCTATCATGACACATGAGAATCACATGACTGCTGATAATTTGATTCACAATCTCTCTTTAGTTACATGCTGAAGACACTATGTTTTTCAGATATCAGCACATTAACATCATCCCCATTTCTAATGAAAAAACAACGAAACAATTGTCTATTCTATTTATTATTCCTTCCCAAACATTTTAGAGCATCAGGATTTATAATAACACACTTCTACAGAAACAAACGCACATGAACTCCTGAACTGAGCTGTACATGACGCACAGCAATTTCATATCCAGCTTAAAGCTTTTACGCATCATTACATTCTACAGATATGGAAAGCTGATTAAGAACAATTATTGGCTGAAATATGAATAAAGCATAAGGAATGATCTCGTATTGTCAACCAAAAGCTCTGGATGCATTTGAATACTAATGTCAGACAGAGATAAACAATTCACTGCTGAGCGGAATAAATGAAACTACTGTTAAAATGAACCCTGTATGTCCTCTGTATTTATAACAGTAGTCATGCCTCATGTCTATATACATGCTTTATCCAATTATGTAAATGCAAACACTAGCCATGCAGCGCACAATTCACATTGTATTCTCAGAGCTGCCACAAGGAGCGCTATAGCAGATGTAACataagaataacttttatatcgttagtaatatttcaaaattaacaCTTACTGGACTCCACACTCCACACATCATTTTTAGACAAATCTTGTTCAAATGTAAGTACCAAATATGATCAATCAGGCTATTGAGGgacatttatttgtgcatcatcACTGCATCGCACAGCATTATATGCAtgttttgatcataaaactaagcattttaaAATCACCTAACTAAGATATTATTGGGAAATATAGAGAGAcaacaggttgccagattgatgaaGACAAGCACAAATGACAATGGTAGGCAACGAGCCTTACACTATATGTTGATGAGATGAGTtgctttattcatattttaatatttctttggtCATCGAGCTTTTGAGATAGATGTAGAGGCTTTTTAGGTCAGGTAGAATCTGTGATCTTTGATATGTTTGCTGGATTACATATGCTGTGTTTcccaccaactggcaacccggggtgTCAAAATattattgggtaaactggcaTTGGAAAGAATCACACAGAACGAAACAAAACCAGACATTCCGATACGGAACACACATTTCAAAAATAGCATAACTGCCATTCTCTGTCTTGGTATCTATCatggtatttttatgttttagtaccaacaaaacaaaacaaaaaaaaaaaacaaccatttaGCTCCATTAAAGTTATCTGCTCTTTGATaacattctcaaaacattttcaaatttcaTAACTTAAAAGTTAGAAAGGCAATACATTTTTAGAACACATTTTAGTTTTTGAAAGCAGGGTTTAGCAGAGCCTCAGCAGCCAGATGATTTCAGTTCAGATGGGTTTGGGGAGGCTGTGAACTCTCTCTCATCTCCTGTTACCTTCCTCCTCTCTGACATCAATATTTCTGTCACATCAGAGTGCTTTAGTCAGGCCAGTTTAGTCATTTCTGTGTTATTGCCAGCTTTAAGGCGATCTGGGGCTGTGCAGCCATGCTAAAAGTCTTGGATTTCAAAGGCCTGTGCGTTTGAGAAATTCCCAAGACTTCACACACATTAACTTAGTGTGACCTCAGGAGATTTCTCTTCTGCCACAACATTTACTCtctgtgtttttacatttattcacaatAGCGCTGTTATCAAGAGGTTCAGGATAGTGTCTGTTTCATAACCATCTGCTGACTTGAGATGTTCGTCACATATATAACTGTTTATTATCAAGTCAGGGGAACTAATTGACACGGACAGAAAAGCAATTCATGAGGAACAATGTACTATTGAGATATCTATTATAGTAGGAATGCCAACATCTTCGTCAGTCTGAGAATTATTGAACATGAAATTCATCTTAACAGTCACAGACTGTAGGACAGAAATGTCACAATGAAATCTTTAATATCTTAATTATTCTCCAAGACTAGAGAGCAAATCAAGACTCTACTTACTGAACCCAGTAACAAGGTCTCAAACTTTGCTCAGATTTGCCATGAAAACAAAAGACCGAAATCTCAACATTAACATGTACCTTTTCCATAAAAAAGCAGGTTTAATGTTCTTGAAAGAATTTCTTCTGCTtttcaaggttgcatttatttgatcaaaaacacagcaaaaacagtaaaattttgaaatattattataatttaaaataaccattttctattgcattatatgtttaatgtaatttttttaatgtaatgtaaagctgaattttcacagcATTATTGCCCCAGggttcagtgtcacacaatcctttagaaatcattgtaatatgctgatttgctgctcagaaacatttctgattactaTCGATGTTAAAAACAATTGTACTGCTTCATATCTTGTggaatattgtacattttatttttcaggaatctttcatgaatagaaagttcaaaagaacagcatctatttgaaaaataaatattttgtcaaattaaatgtctttactgtcacttttgtttcTATCAATTTATATCTATACCTTCTGAATAAAGTTAATACTCTCcttgtaaaaaacattttactgttcCCAAAATTTTAATCAAAACACATCTGAGTTGACTTGATATGAACATGaaatattaaaccatttttaataGCGTTTCCAACTGAATGACAATCAATGAGAAAACATGGGGCAAGACTTGATTTTACGCATCAGGATCTGATTGGATGGTAAAAactttcttattttaaaatgcaagctTCATGACGTAATCTGatcattttgattacattttgaagattttttaCAATGACATGCACAATTAGACCATCAGTGTGATCAAtgtacagaacacacacatcaaGGTTAACCTCCACTGGATTTCATTCATATGAAAATACTGACTGAGTATGTTGCCATGGTAACAACTATGGCGTCATGTGGCAGCTGCGGTGCACTTAACACTTCAATGCCTGTCTCCCTTTCTCTTCTtccattgccatggcaacaaacTCCACCGTCTCACAATGATGAGAGGCTGCTCGCCGCTTCAAAGATTCTCGTCCAAAGAAACGGAAGCTTTGCTCATCAAGTACCTCCTTAAAAGGGCAGTTCATGTGAATtacactacactcaaaaaaatgaatcgtggcatagtttataattatgtatttgcatccttttgattttatttaaataataatattttcaaaatgtatgtaGTCAAATTGCTTAGAATCCATGTAAATTGGTTCATTGTGAAAACTATTCGATTTAATCAGTTAACCATTATGAATATGGTTTAAATATATCTAGCTGTGGAACGAGCGAGATCCTATTAGTTATATTTTATGAGATTGGTTTGCATATAATTTATGGGCAATGGAATTGTTTAGAGGTGGAAATGATTCATACTCCAGTCGGTAGGGAGCGGTACGGCACATACACATGTCTATGGCAATGCAAATGGGAAAAAAAGCAGCAACCAGCGCGCGCGCGGCAGAGAGGCAGTTTAAAAAACACCGTTCTCCTCGCCATCTTACATCGGATAATCTTCTTGGATCAACCTGATTGCAAGGCAAGTTACATATGTACTCATCGTATAAAAGTTGACTGCtttcaatatatatgtgtgttattACTGCTGTTGATATCGTATTAGACTGTATCAATGCACTGACTATCAATCTGCATTTATTCCACTTACGTTAGCTAACTAACTTGCACATGGTTCTTATAAAAGCTAACTTTTTCTACTTTCCCCTTAAGCTACTTTTTTTCAGCTAAGTTAGGCAGTATAATTAAAAGTAACTGGGATgcgtatttatttttagtttaacgtTATATTCATTTCCGTATTTTCTGACCTGAATAGCATAACTTTGGAACTTTAGCCACGTGCATAGCTTAAGTTAAATCCTAGAGGGAAAAATGGTTTTAGGTGTTAACTGTTTAAAGATTAAAATAGCGATGTGTCATTAAACGATTACTAAACCAACtgcaattttaaatgtatttatatcgtACATGGATAACTTCCAACAGTTGCCAGTTGGTCGGGTGTTCTATGTGAACCATGGTTTTAACGTTACCCCGTCTATGTCTTTTGCTGTTGGTCTGCTCTTGTTCTGTGGTTTAACGTTTGACGGCAAATAAAGACAGTTATAAACTACTGCAATTAGTAATTGAGAGTACTAATCTAATAATTCTCTAAAAATATAATGCTGGCTTTGTTACTTCATAATCAAAAGTATGCTTTTGTTTCTAACTAAAACCAGCTGCAAACATAAAAAAGCCACGGAGGGCAGAGGTTCATTTCTGTCCAAACCATCCGAGAGGTGAAACCAATGACAGCCTGGAGGTGGAAAGGGTTGCTCTATTGACcgaggttaaaaaaaataataacgagACCGTTATCAAGGAAAAGATGCAGCATACCTTCTCATACCAACGACAAGAAATTCTTCAGGAGCCAATGATTACAGAGGTCCGAAACAGATGGCCAGCATTGTTTGAAATTGGAGAAGTAAGTAGTTAAGTGTTGTTTGAAACGGAAGTGCAGATTTATACACTAACACATCTTGTTTAAggtgaaatatattattttgtgtcctttttcatcttttttcagGTCAACTTGGAGTTCATGCGTATAACAACTGTTccgctgatatcaaaattcattgGTCAACTGGACAAATACACTGATGGCCTGATGAAGGTGTTCCGTCACAAAGGAGGATGTGCAGGACAGAAAATCCACACCATAATGGCATTGACAGCTAAAGtaagtgtgtttttatgttttgctttttttttcaaccatttaCTCATTTGACTAGACAGGAATTCAGAAATCTCtctcacacgcgcacacacacacacacacacacacaaacacacactttctctATCCCTCTGAGATGCCAAGAACACAATCTTTCTTAcacattaaatacacatttatttgatttattagtgAGGACATCTCAGtctctttcacacacatgcacacagtcttTATATTTCTCTCTATTCAAATTAAAGAACTTTATTGCCATTATTGTTTATgcacaatatttttaaaacattattcatataaataagttgctaaataattaagattattgTCTGTGTATAGTGTTTTATAATAGtgtattagttcacccaaaaataaaaaagcgtTATTAACTGAAcctcatgacgttccaaacccgtaacttATCTTCGAAACACtatggagccccacacatgacatgcaagaaaaaaagttaatcgtgcgcacaatttaataattaattccctTGATtcgctaaattgtgtgcacaattacatttttttttcttgcatgtcatgtgcagggctctgtacaacacaaacaaatatatttttaatgaaatctgagaggttTCTGTTCCTCTATTGACAGCTACGCTACCAATACTTTGACATTCCAAAAATGTTATCAAGAGATCATAAAACTATTCCATATGAATTGAGCAGTTTAGTCCAAAATTTCTGAAGAAATTAACAAACATTCATTACCTCACATCAGTTTAGAGTAAACGGAAGCTCAGGAATTTTTGCATTGATGTGCGAGAACCAGTGAGGTTTGTTCTAGTGTGTTAAGCAGGTTCAGTTGAGCTTCTGTTTATGTTTGCTGATCAATGTTTATacaataaaagcctaaatttagtctgttcattaaaaaaatgcgATCATGTCTCATTAGAAAATTTGGACTAAAATGCTCAATTCATATGGAATAGTTTTATGATCTCTTTATGAATTATTTGAAGCGTCAAAGTGGTGATTGTGTAGCTGTCAATGGAGAAACAAAGTTTTCAGATTTCTTAAAAAgagatcttcatttgtgttctgaagatgaacaaaagttgGACAAAATTTATGACATACTtgtaaattttgggtgaactacctctTTAAAATGTAGCTTTACTTGAACTATTAGTTAATAATTAATGACGTTTTTTGGGATCTTCTTATGCTTGTTTGAGAATGAAGACAAAAACACCAGGCGTGATTGTATCCTGAGGTGCCTAAGTGTCTACCTCAATGAAGACATCAAGACACTTGTCAAAGAATATGTGGTAAGTGTGTGTCAAGCTATTCTCTTCATGTTACAAATTTCAATTTTCATTGATTAAGTTATTTTTCTCATTGGTATCACAGTCTAGCTTATGCCCTTGTGTGTAGTGTGCAGCGAAAGATTAAACTATGCAGCAATCAGTACAGAGCATGATTGATCAAACTAAAAATTACCTGTATAAAATGATCCAGTTGGTATTACAAAGTAAGGAAAATATGAAATCATAATCGTGAAACACTCACATCATTATGCTGATCTCAGATTTGGTGTAGATAGGGAAATTAATACATTATTCATGGCAAAACAGGAACACAGTACAATTATCATTTCAATTACATGACTGAATCAATAGGAAAACTTGGAACACATTGGGatcttattttctttgtttatcctCCAGGACTCTGAAAGTGTGGAGGCTGAGTCTCTCATTGCACAGACAACAATGGACATCTATGTCATTCGAGCGGAGGGCGCTGGTCCTGAAGAAGAACCTTCAGATGTTGTTGTTCTAGAAGGAGTTGAAGTTCTGCAAAACCTGCCAAGTGTCACACTTGGATGTGTGATGCTTTTTGGACTAATTTATGCAAAAGACCTCAAGTGCACATTTGAAGCATTTCAGAAAATCCTGATGGAACTGGATTCAACCAAGCTGTCGCCAAAAGTTCAGGGACTGAAAATTAAGATGCTTCAGTGAATCATTGAGAGATGTGCTGATATTTAAATTTTTCCCCTTGACTTGCACTTTTTCTACTCGTTAGAACCACCACCCTATTTTTCCAAATTATTGCATTTCACAGATTTGTGAAAATGTTTGTGTAATGTTAACAAGTGTTGTCATTGAATCAGATTTGACCTGATTGTTACGTCTACCTCaagttttgcagtttttttaagCACAGTTCTTGAGGAAAAAGTACTGTGCCTGCAGTCTGTTAAAAtcctttgcatttatttgttataggATGGTTgtggcaaaaaaacaaataaataattaaagtagTGCAATTAACCTTGGTTTGTTAAGTAAAGAatgaaattacattaatttttgTTGAGGTTGTACACAACACAGTACAAGTGAGCAGAGACTGTCTTGCTAGCTCCTCTTTTTGCTGCCTTTTGTGCttgttatttctaaaataaaaatgtgaaatgaagTGACCCTCTGGCCGTTCTTTTTTGTGTTGTATATTTTGATTGGGGAGGGGAAATGGTGATGAATaagtaaatacaaatttataaatatgattttaaaatacattgggtttattaatacaaattacttaaatgtgatgcattttaagtaaaatagGTTTATTTCATAATAACACATAAAcccatttcttatttatttaaaataaattggattaattgaaaatattacataaatctaattgttacttgttttatttatataggacTTACATATATttatcacattaagtttattaatacgtttacattaaaaatatgtaatcCAAATGGATGGAAAATTTATATGCAATCAAATTACATAAATCTTATTTATAaggcctaaatatttttttgagtgtaactGTCATAGTTCAACGAAacaatttcttttctttctttttttatgcacaaTACTAATGGCATGTTTTCGGTTTTCAGCCTTTCCATTGCAGTTGCACATTGTAATCCACACACTTCATTAGGCTATATAAACTAAATTCGAATAGTGTTCGCCCCAGAACGTATTGCTACAATGATAGGGTGTGAATACAAATGCAAACTTGTGCAGATCATGTTTAGGCTTTATATGAGCAATAGTTCATTTCTTTACCAAACGCCACTAATGACACCAGCAAACAGGAAAGCATGATAATGACCTTGATCATTGATAATGAATAATCTTTTGTTAAGTGACTCGTGAGTTTGATAAACTGTCTAGTTCCTATCGCCACAATCAGAAGTgtcaaaaaatgaaaaagtgcCATAAATCTACTCAGTTTAtgcatgttataaaaaataaagcaaaaaacatGTAATGGGTTAGTAGGTTATCCACACAAGACTTTGTTCACCcgaaaataatcattttatcatAGTTTACTCTCCCCTTGGCCTTGTGTTGTACTGATGTGTTGTACATATTctgaagaagttttttttttgtccacacaaTGAAAGTCACTGGGGTCCAAAAACGTGtataaaacatttgtgctgtcacaatgagattccaaacagctgataaaaacataataatccac belongs to Carassius gibelio isolate Cgi1373 ecotype wild population from Czech Republic chromosome B10, carGib1.2-hapl.c, whole genome shotgun sequence and includes:
- the LOC127966582 gene encoding uncharacterized protein LOC127966582 — protein: MQHTFSYQRQEILQEPMITEVRNRWPALFEIGEVNLEFMRITTVPLISKFIGQLDKYTDGLMKVFRHKGGCAGQKIHTIMALTAKNEDKNTRRDCILRCLSVYLNEDIKTLVKEYVDSESVEAESLIAQTTMDIYVIRAEGAGPEEEPSDVVVLEGVEVLQNLPSVTLGCVMLFGLIYAKDLKCTFEAFQKILMELDSTKLSPKVQGLKIKMLQ